The following proteins come from a genomic window of Gossypium raimondii isolate GPD5lz chromosome 5, ASM2569854v1, whole genome shotgun sequence:
- the LOC105771252 gene encoding LOB domain-containing protein 24 translates to MSSGRCAACRYLRRRCTQDCILSPYFPSNNPQRFASVHRIYGASNVTKLLQRLPTHLRAEAADSLYFEAQCRLEDPVYGCVGLIFLLQQQIHSAESQLIKTQAEIAVMKSQTQHPRTQPFPAISGSNNLLLQQSDNDANLSFSNQVSFGFI, encoded by the exons ATGAGTTCTGGTCGTTGTGCTGCTTGTAGATATTTGAGGAGAAGATGCACCCAAGATTGCATTCTCTCACCTTATTTTCCCTCTAATAATCCCCAAAGATTTGCTTCTGTTCATAGAATCTATGGTGCAAGTAATGTCACAAAACTACTTCAg CGACTTCCAACCCATTTGCGAGCTGAAGCAGCAGATTCCTTATATTTCGAGGCACAATGTCGGCTTGAAGACCCTGTCTATGGCTGCGTTGGCCTCATATTTCTGTTGCAGCAACAGATACATAGTGCAGAGAGTCAGCTAATTAAGACTCAAGCCGAGATTGCAGTTATGAAATCCCAGACCCAACACCCCCGAACTCAACCATTCCCAGCAATATCCGGTTCCAACAATTTGTTGCTACAACAGTCGGACAATGATGCCAACCTCAGTTTCTCCAACCAAGTTTCTTTTGGGTTTATTTAA
- the LOC105765976 gene encoding probable N-acetyltransferase HLS1: MSVKIAAVNSAPTVGVGVVVREYDEEEDKVGVEEMERRCEIGEGGKPSLVADLLGDPICRVRHFPSHIMLVAEYGNGREIVGVIRGCIKTVTRGNSLYVKLAYILGLRVAPSHRRLGIGKKLVQKLEEWCKKNGAEYVYMATDCTNEASINLFTRKCEYTKFRTPTMLVQPVHAHYKSLGSGIAIVQLNPKLAETLYRRAFANSEFFPKDIDKILSNKLNLGTFMALPKKFLPKWDPKTGILPPSFAIMSVWSTKQLFRLQVKGVSMLTYAFCMASRVLDAWMPWMMLPSFPDVFRKFWVYFLYGLHMEGKNGPRLMKSLCAFAHNMGRDDDGCGAVVAEVGQRDPVREVIPHWRKLSMSEDLWCIKKLNYGSDEKCGLSDWLNSRPSSPLIFVDPRDI, from the exons ATGTCAGTGAAAATAGCGGCTGTGAATTCAGCACCGACGGTGGGGGTGGGGGTGGTGGTGAGAGAGTATGATGAAGAGGAAGACAAGGTGGGTGTGGAGGAGATGGAGAGACGATGTGAAATTGGGGAAGGAGGAAAACCTTCACTTGTGGCTGACCTTTTAGGTGACCCCATTTGTAGAGTCCGCCATTTCCCTTCTCACATCATGCTG GTCGCGGAATATGGAAATGGAAGAGAGATAGTAGGAGTTATAAGAGGGTGTATAAAAACTGTGACAAGAGGgaattcactttatgtaaagttAGCTTATATTCTGGGTTTAAGGGTTGCTCCTTCCCACAG GAGGCTAGGCATTGGGAAAAAACTGGTTCAGAAATTAGAAGAATGGTGTAAGAAAAATGGAGCAGAGTACGTATATATGGCCACAGATTGCACCAATGAAGCATCCATCAATTTGTTCACAAGAAAATGTGAATACACCAAATTCCGCACCCCAACAATGCTAGTGCAGCCGGTTCACGCTCATTACAAATCATTAGGGTCAGGCATAGCCATCGTTCAACTCAATCCAAAGCTGGCTGAGACCCTGTACCGACGGGCATTTGCAAATTCAGAATTCTTCCCTAAAGACATAGATAAgattttgtccaacaagttgaATTTGGGCACATTCATGGCCTTACCAAAGAAGTTTCTCCCCAAATGGGATCCCAAAACAGGGATTCTTCCCCCAAGTTTCGCTATCATGAGTGTTTGGAGCACCAAGCAGTTGTTCAGGTTGCAGGTGAAAGGGGTGTCAATGTTGACGTACGCTTTTTGCATGGCTTCCAGGGTGCTTGATGCCTGGATGCCATGGATGATGTTGCCTTCATTTCCCGATGTGTTCAGGaagttttgggtttattttctgTATGGTTTACACATGGAAGGCAAGAATGGACCCCGTCTTATGAAATCTCTATGTGCCTTCGCCCATAACATGGGTCGAGATGATGATGGGTGTGGGGCGGTGGTGGCGGAGGTGGGGCAGAGAGACCCTGTTCGAGAGGTTATCCCACATTGGAGGAAGCTTTCTATGTCTGAGGATTTATGGTGCATCAAAAAGCTTAATTACGGATCAGACGAAAAATGTGGACTGTCCGATTGGTTGAACTCTCGACCTTCTTCACCATTGATTTTTGTCGACCCTCGTGATATTTGA